One genomic window of Micrococcus flavus includes the following:
- a CDS encoding Lhr family helicase, whose protein sequence is MPEAGGGAPQTTPTPEAETVLARFSEPTRRWFTGAFAGPTAAQLGAWDAVSSGRHALVIAPTGSGKTLSSFLWALDSFVREPADPETSATRVLYVSPLKALGVDVERNLRAPLIGITQTAKLLGSPVPEVRVGVRSGDTPAAERRRLLQDPPDILITTPESLYLMLTSKARSALKGVRTVIVDEVHAVAGTKRGAHLAVSLERLDAILDAPVQRIGLSATVEPASEVARFLGGVQPVSVVRPVSAKRWDLTVTVPLPDMTDLAAPPAGAAQAGGEPATGGSIWPHVEERIVDLVSERRSTLVFANSRRLAERLTGRLNEIWEARREAAEAAWDPDLAPGFRDAPDAPRDGAPQDLGPDDVATPPTAGDLVSAWLGSATGETPAGAPEERGRSGGRGDERGPGRGPASSPVQVAGQTGTGSGTVSDFARAHHGSVSKDQRAIVEEALKTGQIRCVVATSSLELGIDMGAVDQVIQVESPPSVASALQRVGRAGHQVGEVSRGVFFPKHRGDLVDTAVVAERMAAGRIESLRIPQNPLDILAQQTVAAVALEDVDAEEWFDLVRRAAPFSALPHSAYESVLDLLAGRYPSDEFAELRPRILWDRELGELSGRPGAQRLAVTSGGTIPDRGLFGVFLATESAGESGGTASAGDTGESAAGAGSKRSGGRRVGELDEEMVYESRVGDVILLGATSWRIVDITADRVLVLPAYGQPGKLPFWRGDAAGRPAELGDAVGRFRRELDADPEAARDRLAAAGLDEWARDNLLKYLADQRESTGRLPTELTLVVERFTDELGDWRVVLHSPYGMAVHAPWALAVGARLAQRYGLETGSGAAMAADDGIVLRIPLMDAEPPGAELFEFTAEELDEIVTAEVGGSALFAARFRENAARSLLLPRRNPGKRTPLWQQRQRSAQLLDVARKHPQFPVILETVREVLQDVYDLPALKDVAGRIASRAIGMVEVTTSAPSPFAQSILFGYVAQFIYEGDSPLAERRAAALSLDPALLSELLGTEELRELLDPAVIAHVEEELQRLAPDRRVRGAEGLADLLRIVGPLTVAEAARRTERTPGAGQDGADGAGGDADDDAHRDAVAAHLTELERSGRAFRFRREGEEAFAAVEDAARLRDALGVPIPMGVPVAFHEPVEDPVGDLVSRYARTHGPFTAAEAGTALGLGGAVVLPVLQRLAAERRVSQGAYRPDGTPGATGLEAEWIEADVLRKVRRRSLAALRAEVEPVEQAAYARFLADWQHLRPRPGRPSPATLEGVDGVATVLDQLAGMPLPASAWESLVLPARVKDYRPGLLDELLATGEYLWSGTAEGSGNDGWVALHPADAVDLTLRVPEPRTEDVSAARLATRAHVLAVLSAGGAWFFPQLVERVRAEAARAAEAGAGSGGTEGDDGARASRVDLPRAPEILEALWDLVWAGRVGNDTFAPLRGLLSLGKTAHRTGRQTPRARTARTGGAGRAGGGRGLGGRLAGVRGRGRYAGLSASDGSTSAALGAPAPGMGGLSAAEEARAAGRWTLLPAPEPDPTIRAHAAAEVLLDRYGVITRGSVVAEEIPGGFAGQYQLLTRMEDAGQVRRGHFVDRLGGAQFSTGAVVDRLRSFQRDEDADTDGTTTDGAPDDGATEATPHLDAFGLPIAEGPRTDWSTWTPEGGAAPEAWPPPVHDASPGRGVSPSRPGAPGGPREDPPPPALALAATDPANPYGAALDWPDVPPGPDGVPPTGHRPGRKAGAVVVLVHGELTLYMERGGKTLLCFTSDALRLRAAAEALVWALRAARTERLSLEKVNGAPLLGTPLAEAMLAAGFYSSPSGIRFRS, encoded by the coding sequence ATGCCTGAGGCGGGCGGCGGGGCCCCGCAGACCACCCCCACGCCCGAGGCCGAGACCGTGCTGGCCCGGTTCAGCGAGCCCACGCGCCGCTGGTTCACGGGCGCGTTCGCGGGGCCGACCGCCGCGCAGCTGGGCGCGTGGGACGCCGTGTCCTCGGGGCGGCACGCCCTGGTGATCGCCCCCACCGGCTCCGGCAAGACCCTCTCCTCCTTCCTGTGGGCCCTGGACTCGTTCGTCCGCGAACCCGCGGACCCGGAGACCTCCGCCACGCGCGTGCTCTACGTGTCCCCGCTCAAGGCGCTCGGCGTGGACGTGGAGCGGAACCTGCGCGCCCCGCTGATCGGCATCACCCAGACCGCGAAGCTGCTCGGTTCCCCGGTGCCGGAGGTGCGGGTGGGCGTGCGCTCGGGCGACACGCCCGCGGCGGAGCGCCGGCGCCTGCTGCAGGACCCGCCGGACATCCTCATCACCACGCCCGAGTCGCTGTACCTCATGCTCACCTCGAAGGCCCGGTCCGCCCTGAAGGGCGTGCGGACGGTGATCGTGGACGAGGTCCACGCGGTGGCCGGCACCAAGCGCGGGGCGCACCTCGCCGTCTCGCTCGAGCGCCTGGACGCGATCCTGGACGCCCCGGTGCAGCGCATCGGCCTGTCCGCCACGGTGGAGCCGGCCTCCGAGGTGGCCCGGTTCCTGGGCGGCGTGCAGCCGGTGAGCGTGGTCCGCCCCGTCTCCGCCAAGCGCTGGGACCTCACCGTGACCGTGCCCCTGCCGGACATGACGGACCTCGCGGCACCGCCCGCGGGCGCGGCGCAGGCGGGTGGGGAGCCGGCCACGGGCGGGTCCATCTGGCCCCACGTGGAGGAGCGGATCGTGGACCTCGTGTCCGAGCGCCGCTCCACGCTGGTGTTCGCCAACTCGCGCCGCCTGGCGGAACGGCTCACGGGCCGGCTCAACGAGATCTGGGAGGCCCGCCGGGAGGCCGCCGAGGCCGCGTGGGACCCGGACCTGGCCCCCGGGTTCCGGGACGCCCCGGACGCCCCACGGGACGGGGCTCCACAGGACCTCGGGCCCGACGACGTCGCCACGCCCCCCACCGCGGGCGACCTCGTCTCGGCGTGGCTGGGCTCGGCCACCGGAGAGACCCCCGCCGGCGCGCCCGAGGAGCGAGGGCGCTCCGGCGGCCGCGGTGACGAGCGCGGGCCGGGGCGCGGGCCGGCGTCGTCCCCGGTCCAGGTGGCCGGGCAGACGGGCACGGGCTCCGGCACGGTGTCCGACTTCGCGCGCGCCCACCACGGCTCGGTCTCCAAGGACCAGCGGGCGATTGTGGAGGAGGCCCTGAAGACGGGTCAGATCCGCTGCGTGGTGGCCACGAGCTCGCTCGAGCTGGGCATCGACATGGGCGCGGTGGACCAGGTGATCCAGGTGGAGTCCCCGCCGTCCGTGGCCAGCGCCCTGCAGCGCGTGGGCCGCGCCGGCCACCAGGTGGGCGAGGTCTCCCGCGGTGTGTTCTTCCCCAAGCACCGCGGGGACCTCGTGGACACCGCGGTGGTGGCCGAGCGCATGGCCGCCGGGCGGATCGAGTCCCTGCGCATCCCCCAGAACCCGCTGGACATCCTGGCCCAGCAGACCGTGGCCGCCGTCGCCCTCGAGGACGTGGACGCCGAGGAGTGGTTCGACCTCGTGCGCCGCGCCGCCCCGTTCTCGGCGCTGCCGCACAGCGCGTACGAGTCCGTGCTGGACCTGCTGGCCGGGCGCTACCCCTCGGACGAGTTCGCCGAGCTGCGCCCGCGCATCCTGTGGGACCGAGAGCTCGGGGAGCTCTCCGGCCGGCCCGGGGCCCAGCGGCTGGCCGTGACCAGCGGCGGCACCATCCCGGACCGCGGCCTGTTCGGCGTGTTCCTGGCCACCGAGTCCGCCGGGGAGTCCGGCGGGACGGCCTCCGCCGGGGACACCGGCGAGTCCGCCGCCGGCGCCGGGTCGAAGCGCTCGGGCGGGCGGCGCGTGGGCGAGCTGGACGAGGAGATGGTCTACGAGTCCCGCGTGGGGGATGTGATCCTGCTAGGCGCCACGAGCTGGCGGATCGTGGACATCACCGCCGACCGCGTCCTCGTGCTGCCCGCCTACGGCCAGCCCGGCAAGCTGCCGTTCTGGCGCGGGGACGCGGCGGGCCGACCCGCCGAGCTGGGCGACGCCGTCGGTCGCTTCCGGCGCGAGCTGGACGCGGACCCCGAGGCCGCCCGCGACCGTCTGGCCGCCGCCGGCCTGGACGAGTGGGCGCGGGACAACCTGCTGAAGTACCTGGCGGACCAACGGGAGTCCACGGGCCGGCTGCCCACCGAGCTGACCCTCGTGGTGGAGCGGTTCACGGACGAGCTCGGCGACTGGCGCGTGGTGCTCCACTCGCCGTACGGCATGGCCGTGCACGCGCCGTGGGCGCTCGCGGTGGGCGCCCGCCTGGCGCAGCGGTACGGGCTGGAGACCGGCTCGGGGGCGGCGATGGCGGCCGACGACGGGATCGTCCTGCGCATCCCCCTGATGGACGCCGAGCCGCCCGGCGCGGAGCTGTTCGAGTTCACGGCGGAGGAGCTGGACGAGATCGTCACGGCGGAGGTCGGGGGGTCGGCGCTGTTCGCCGCCCGGTTCCGCGAGAACGCCGCGCGCTCGCTGCTGCTGCCGCGGCGCAACCCGGGCAAGCGCACGCCCCTGTGGCAGCAGCGGCAGCGCTCGGCCCAGCTGCTGGACGTGGCCCGCAAGCACCCGCAGTTCCCGGTGATCCTGGAGACCGTCCGCGAGGTGCTGCAGGACGTCTACGACCTGCCGGCGCTCAAGGATGTGGCCGGGCGGATCGCCTCGCGGGCCATCGGCATGGTGGAGGTCACCACCTCCGCCCCGTCCCCGTTCGCGCAGTCCATCCTCTTCGGGTACGTGGCACAGTTCATCTACGAGGGCGACTCCCCGCTGGCCGAGCGCCGCGCCGCCGCGCTCTCCCTCGACCCCGCGCTGCTGAGCGAGCTGCTGGGCACCGAGGAGCTGCGCGAGCTGCTGGACCCGGCCGTGATCGCCCATGTGGAGGAGGAGCTGCAGCGCCTGGCTCCGGACCGGCGCGTGCGCGGTGCCGAGGGGCTCGCGGACCTGCTGCGGATCGTCGGGCCGCTCACCGTGGCCGAGGCGGCCCGCCGCACCGAGCGGACGCCGGGCGCCGGGCAGGACGGCGCGGACGGCGCCGGAGGCGACGCCGACGACGACGCCCACCGGGACGCCGTCGCCGCCCACCTCACGGAGCTGGAGCGCTCGGGCCGGGCGTTCCGGTTCCGGCGCGAGGGCGAGGAGGCGTTCGCCGCCGTCGAGGACGCGGCCCGCCTGAGGGACGCGCTCGGCGTGCCGATCCCCATGGGCGTGCCCGTGGCGTTCCACGAGCCCGTCGAGGACCCCGTGGGGGACCTCGTCTCCCGGTACGCCCGCACGCACGGTCCCTTCACCGCCGCCGAGGCGGGCACGGCGCTGGGACTGGGCGGCGCCGTCGTGCTCCCGGTGCTGCAGCGCCTGGCCGCCGAGCGGCGCGTGTCCCAGGGCGCGTACCGGCCGGACGGGACGCCCGGGGCCACGGGCCTGGAGGCGGAGTGGATCGAGGCGGACGTGCTGCGCAAGGTGCGGCGGCGCTCGCTGGCCGCGCTCCGCGCCGAGGTGGAGCCGGTGGAGCAGGCCGCCTACGCCCGGTTTCTCGCGGACTGGCAGCACCTGCGCCCGCGGCCCGGCCGGCCGTCCCCGGCCACGCTCGAGGGCGTGGACGGCGTGGCCACCGTGCTGGACCAGCTGGCCGGGATGCCCCTGCCCGCGAGCGCATGGGAGTCCCTCGTGCTGCCCGCGCGCGTGAAGGACTACCGACCGGGCCTGCTGGACGAGCTGCTGGCCACGGGCGAGTACCTGTGGTCGGGCACGGCCGAGGGCTCCGGCAACGACGGCTGGGTGGCCCTGCACCCCGCCGACGCCGTGGACCTCACCCTCCGCGTGCCCGAGCCGCGCACCGAGGACGTCTCCGCCGCGCGCCTGGCCACGCGGGCGCACGTGCTGGCCGTCCTCTCCGCGGGCGGGGCGTGGTTCTTCCCACAGCTCGTGGAGCGGGTGCGCGCCGAGGCGGCCCGGGCGGCCGAGGCCGGTGCCGGCAGCGGCGGGACGGAGGGCGACGACGGCGCGCGCGCCTCCCGCGTGGACCTGCCGCGCGCCCCGGAGATCCTCGAGGCCCTGTGGGACCTGGTGTGGGCCGGGCGCGTGGGCAACGACACGTTCGCGCCCCTGCGCGGGCTGCTCTCCCTGGGCAAGACGGCCCACCGGACCGGGCGGCAGACCCCCCGCGCCCGCACCGCGCGCACGGGCGGGGCCGGACGCGCAGGCGGGGGCCGCGGGCTCGGCGGTCGGCTGGCCGGGGTGCGCGGCCGGGGCCGGTACGCGGGCCTGAGCGCGTCCGACGGCAGCACGTCCGCCGCTCTCGGCGCCCCCGCCCCCGGCATGGGCGGGCTCTCCGCCGCGGAGGAGGCCCGTGCGGCCGGGCGCTGGACCCTGCTGCCCGCCCCCGAGCCGGACCCGACCATCCGCGCGCACGCCGCCGCCGAGGTCCTGCTGGACCGGTACGGCGTGATCACCCGCGGCTCCGTGGTGGCCGAGGAGATCCCCGGCGGGTTCGCGGGCCAGTACCAGCTGCTCACCCGTATGGAGGACGCCGGGCAGGTCCGGCGCGGGCACTTCGTGGACCGGCTCGGCGGCGCCCAGTTCTCCACGGGCGCCGTGGTGGACCGGCTGCGGTCCTTCCAGCGGGACGAGGACGCCGACACCGACGGCACGACTACGGACGGAGCGCCCGACGACGGCGCGACCGAGGCCACCCCTCACCTCGACGCGTTCGGCCTGCCGATCGCCGAGGGGCCGCGCACCGACTGGTCCACGTGGACCCCCGAGGGCGGCGCCGCCCCGGAGGCCTGGCCGCCGCCCGTGCACGACGCCTCCCCGGGCCGCGGCGTGAGTCCGAGCCGG